In Arctopsyche grandis isolate Sample6627 chromosome 13, ASM5162203v2, whole genome shotgun sequence, one DNA window encodes the following:
- the LOC143921300 gene encoding uncharacterized protein LOC143921300, with amino-acid sequence MCRPFPAALAPAVFVEPTTLQSGEVTLRELSTLSTECNNTTVHKQTPVRCPYDVIAASSTVSPPPYSASTSLASALASASTPGQVAALSSTASPLPSSSSATLTSASASTSDYVPVSCAPASASTVDPSNSFSQVAGTSSGRLPYTRGSGAPDKTLQVATIPKLKNVHVFNLANNCTCDTVKQFILNKIKNKRINVSQVNSAFATLRRFRFESTQEAAKLRFGRFSSILVQLSETVVLGGPGSSIIKSICQCLLAIGQRESRLTG; translated from the exons atgtgtcgtccctttccagcagctctggctccagctgtttttgttgaacctacaactctgcaatcgggcgaggtaacattacgagaactctccacactgtcaactgaatgtaacaatactacagtacataaacaaacacctgtcagatgcccgtatgacgttatagcggcatcctctaccgtttcacctccgccttattcagcttcaacttcactcgcgtctgctttagcttcagcatctactcctgg tcaggtcgcagcgctatcttctactgcttcacctctgccatcttcatcttcagctacacttacatcagcttctgcttcaacatctgattatgttcctgtctcttgtgctcctgcttctgcttctactgtagatccttcaaattcgttcagtcaggtcgctgggacttcttccgggagactgccatacactcgtggatctggagcacctgataaaactttacaggtggccactattccgaaattgaagaatgtacacgtttttaatttggcaaataactgcacttgtgatactgtgaaacagttcatattaaataaaattaaaaataaaagaatcaacgtttctcag GTAAATTCGGCTTTTGCAACACTGAGACGCTTCAGATTTGAATCCACGCAAGAGGCGGCCAAGCTACGATTCGGCCGATTTTCATCGATTCTCGTCCAGTTATCCGAAACGGTGGTACTTGGAGGACCAGGGTCCTCCATTATTAAATCCATTTGTCAATGTCTGTTGGCGATAGGACAGCGGGAGTCCCGCTTAACCGGCTAA